From a single Brassica napus cultivar Da-Ae chromosome C9, Da-Ae, whole genome shotgun sequence genomic region:
- the LOC111207006 gene encoding uncharacterized protein LOC111207006: MSLSRLHKFKLFAANRSLEASAAGNPSMSPTKSPVFHLHRRKTLRMLFEKSSDSRRRNLRQILEESPELDGNSGKKKRGNHRARRKLKELMVTSPSPPFSGGEEIGGGGEARGGTSSVAGGDVTSNGDGRELMTRRFGPSGPVQSFRLRILRKPWRPVLVSIPEQ; encoded by the coding sequence ATGTCACTCTCCAGACTACACAAATTCAAACTGTTCGCGGCAAATCGCAGCTTGGAGGCATCCGCCGCCGGTAACCCCTCAATGAGCCCGACGAAAAGTCCTGTGTTTCATCTCCACCGACGCAAAACCCTGCGGATGTTGTTCGAAAAGAGCTCCGACAGCCGCAGACGGAATCTCCGTCAGATCCTCGAAGAATCGCCGGAGCTGGATGGAAACTCCGGGAAGAAGAAGAGGGGAAACCACCGTGCGAGGCGTAAGTTGAAAGAGCTGATGGTCACATCGCCGTCTCCGCCGTTTAGTGGTGGGGAAGAGATAGGCGGCGGCGGAGAAGCGAGGGGCGGGACTTCGTCGGTTGCTGGCGGCGACGTTACTTCTAACGGTGACGGGAGAGAGTTAATGACTCGACGATTCGGTCCTTCCGGTCCGGTTCAGTCATTTCGGTTAAGGATTTTGAGAAAACCTTGGCGACCAGTCCTGGTTTCGATTCCTGAGCAATGA
- the LOC106372201 gene encoding probable glucomannan 4-beta-mannosyltransferase 11 isoform X2, with the protein MCEELYSSMETMWLLRQTRSLLIVPVFKCLVDICLVISLLVFVESVYMNIVVVYVKLLKRKPEKTYKWEAMQEDIEQGGQNFPMVLVQIPMYNEREVFQLSIGAACRLIWPLDRLIVQVLDDSTDPTIMEMVSMECAQWASKGINIKCERRENRNGYKAGALKQGMRHSYVKHCNYIAIFDADFQPEPDYLQRTVPFLIHNPELALVQARWKFVNASKCLMTRMQEMSLNYHFMAEQESGSTRHAFFGFNGTAGVWRLAAMEEAGGWKDRTTVEDMDLAVRVGLHGWKFVFVNDITVKSELPSQFKAFRFQQHRWSCGPANLFRKMTMEIIHNKRVMIWKKLYVIYSFFFVRKIIVHFFTFFFYCVILPTSVFFSEVNIPTWSTIYLPFMITLFNAIATPRSFYLVVFWVLFENVMAMHRTKGTFIGLLEGGRVNEWVVTEKLGDALETKLLPQVKKPRNGILER; encoded by the exons ATGTGTGAAGAGTTATATTCAAGCATGGAAACTATGTGGTTGTTGAGACAAACGAGGAGTCTACTTATAGTTCCAGTCTTCAAATGTTTGGTGGATATATGTTTGGTCATCTCCTTGCTAGTTTTCGTAGAGAGTGTTTATATGAACATTGTAGTAGTTTACGTCAAGCTTTTGAAACGCAAACCTGAGAAGACCTACAAATGGGAGGCAATGCAAGAGGACATTGAGCAAGGAGGTCAAAACTTTCCCATGGTTCTTGTGCAAATCCcaatgtacaatgaaagagag GTCTTTCAATTATCCATAGGTGCTGCTTGTAGACTCATATGGCCATTGGATCGACTAATCGTTCAAGTTTTAGATGATTCCACTGATCCTACCATCATG GAAATGGTGAGCATGGAGTGTGCTCAGTGGGCAAGCAAAGGAATAAACATAAAATGTGAgaggagagaaaatagaaatgGCTACAAAGCTGGAGCTCTTAAACAAGGTATGAGGCATAGCTACGTCAAACACTGCAACTACATTGCCATCTTCGATGCTGATTTCCAGCCAGAGCCCGATTACCTCCAACGCACTGTCCCATTTCTCATCCACAATCCGGAGCTCGCTCTTGTTCAAGCTCGATGGAAATTTG TGAATGCAAGCAAGTGCTTGATGACTAGGATGCAGGAGATGTCCCTCAATTACCATTTCATGGCAGAGCAAGAATCTGGTTCCACTAGACATGCCTTCTTCGGTTTCAATG GGACTGCTGGTGTATGGAGATTAGCGGCGATGGAAGAAGCCGGAGGTTGGAAAGATAGGACCACCGTTGAGGACATGGACTTGGCCGTTCGTGTTGGTTTACACGGCTGGAAATTTGTCTTCGTCAACGACATTACG GTGAAAAGTGAGCTACCAAGCCAGTTTAAGGCTTTCAGATTCCAGCAACATCGATGGTCATGCGGTCCAGCTAATCTCTTCAGGAAAATGACTATGGAAATTATTCACAATAAG AGAGTAATGATTTGGAAGAAACTGTATGTGATCTACAGCTTCTTCTTTGTACGGAAGATCATAGTCCATTTCTtcactttctttttctattgCGTCATTCTTCCTACGAGCGTATTCTTCTCCGAAGTCAACATTCCGACTTGGTCAACTATCTACCTTCCTTTTATGATCACTCTCTTCAACGCCATCGCCACACCAAG atCATTCTACCTCGTGGTTTTCTGGGTCTTGTTCGAGAATGTAATGGCTATGCATCGGACTAAGGGAACTTTCATCGGATTACTCGAAGGAGGAAGAGTAAACGAATGGGTCGTCACCGAGAAATTAGGAGATGCTCTTGAGACTAAGTTACTTCCACAAGTGAAAAAACCTCGCAATGGGATTCTCGAAAGGTGA
- the LOC106372201 gene encoding probable glucomannan 4-beta-mannosyltransferase 11 isoform X1, producing MCEELYSSMETMWLLRQTRSLLIVPVFKCLVDICLVISLLVFVESVYMNIVVVYVKLLKRKPEKTYKWEAMQEDIEQGGQNFPMVLVQIPMYNEREVFQLSIGAACRLIWPLDRLIVQVLDDSTDPTIMEMVSMECAQWASKGINIKCERRENRNGYKAGALKQGMRHSYVKHCNYIAIFDADFQPEPDYLQRTVPFLIHNPELALVQARWKFVNASKCLMTRMQEMSLNYHFMAEQESGSTRHAFFGFNGTAGVWRLAAMEEAGGWKDRTTVEDMDLAVRVGLHGWKFVFVNDITVKSELPSQFKAFRFQQHRWSCGPANLFRKMTMEIIHNKRVMIWKKLYVIYSFFFVRKIIVHFFTFFFYCVILPTSVFFSEVNIPTWSTIYLPFMITLFNAIATPRSFYLVVFWVLFENVMAMHRTKGTFIGLLEGGRVNEWVVTEKLGDALETKLLPQVKKPRNGILERVNTKEMMVGIYILCCACYDFAYGNTLLYIYLSMQALAFIICGVGFVGT from the exons ATGTGTGAAGAGTTATATTCAAGCATGGAAACTATGTGGTTGTTGAGACAAACGAGGAGTCTACTTATAGTTCCAGTCTTCAAATGTTTGGTGGATATATGTTTGGTCATCTCCTTGCTAGTTTTCGTAGAGAGTGTTTATATGAACATTGTAGTAGTTTACGTCAAGCTTTTGAAACGCAAACCTGAGAAGACCTACAAATGGGAGGCAATGCAAGAGGACATTGAGCAAGGAGGTCAAAACTTTCCCATGGTTCTTGTGCAAATCCcaatgtacaatgaaagagag GTCTTTCAATTATCCATAGGTGCTGCTTGTAGACTCATATGGCCATTGGATCGACTAATCGTTCAAGTTTTAGATGATTCCACTGATCCTACCATCATG GAAATGGTGAGCATGGAGTGTGCTCAGTGGGCAAGCAAAGGAATAAACATAAAATGTGAgaggagagaaaatagaaatgGCTACAAAGCTGGAGCTCTTAAACAAGGTATGAGGCATAGCTACGTCAAACACTGCAACTACATTGCCATCTTCGATGCTGATTTCCAGCCAGAGCCCGATTACCTCCAACGCACTGTCCCATTTCTCATCCACAATCCGGAGCTCGCTCTTGTTCAAGCTCGATGGAAATTTG TGAATGCAAGCAAGTGCTTGATGACTAGGATGCAGGAGATGTCCCTCAATTACCATTTCATGGCAGAGCAAGAATCTGGTTCCACTAGACATGCCTTCTTCGGTTTCAATG GGACTGCTGGTGTATGGAGATTAGCGGCGATGGAAGAAGCCGGAGGTTGGAAAGATAGGACCACCGTTGAGGACATGGACTTGGCCGTTCGTGTTGGTTTACACGGCTGGAAATTTGTCTTCGTCAACGACATTACG GTGAAAAGTGAGCTACCAAGCCAGTTTAAGGCTTTCAGATTCCAGCAACATCGATGGTCATGCGGTCCAGCTAATCTCTTCAGGAAAATGACTATGGAAATTATTCACAATAAG AGAGTAATGATTTGGAAGAAACTGTATGTGATCTACAGCTTCTTCTTTGTACGGAAGATCATAGTCCATTTCTtcactttctttttctattgCGTCATTCTTCCTACGAGCGTATTCTTCTCCGAAGTCAACATTCCGACTTGGTCAACTATCTACCTTCCTTTTATGATCACTCTCTTCAACGCCATCGCCACACCAAG atCATTCTACCTCGTGGTTTTCTGGGTCTTGTTCGAGAATGTAATGGCTATGCATCGGACTAAGGGAACTTTCATCGGATTACTCGAAGGAGGAAGAGTAAACGAATGGGTCGTCACCGAGAAATTAGGAGATGCTCTTGAGACTAAGTTACTTCCACAAGTGAAAAAACCTCGCAATGGGATTCTCGAAAG aGTAAACACAAAAGAGATGATGGTGGGGATATACATACTGTGTTGTGCATGCTACGACTTTGCATATGGGAATACATTGCTATACATTTATCTATCCATGCAGGCTCTTGCATTTATTATATGTGGAGTTGGTTTTGTTGGAACTTAA
- the LOC106370576 gene encoding glycosyltransferase BC10-like, whose protein sequence is MVDAERRLLANALLDKSNQRFVLLSDSCIPLFNFTTIYDYLTGTNLSYIGSFDDPRTPGRGRYNPKMYPPINITHWRKGSQWFETTRELALHIIEDTVYYKIFDQYCKPPCYMDEHYIPTFVHMLHGEMSANRSLTWVDWSRAGPHPARFIWPDVTDEFLNRIRFTDKCPYYGKDSENITSSKCVLFARKFTKETLEPLLRISPLVLGFGP, encoded by the coding sequence ATGGTAGACGCAGAGAGAAGACTCCTAGCCAACGCTCTCCTCGACAAATCAAACCAAAGATTCGTCCTCTTGTCCGATTCTTGCATCCCACTCTTCAACTTCACAACCATCTACGATTACTTAACCGGCACTAATCTCAGCTACATTGGCTCATTCGACGATCCAAGAACACCTGGTCGAGGCCGCTACAACCCAAAAATGTATCCACCAATTAATATCACACATTGGCGAAAAGGATCACAATGGTTTGAAACAACCCGCGAGCTTGCTCTTCATATAATCGAAGACACGGTTTATTACAAGATATTCGATCAGTATTGTAAACCGCCTTGTTACATGGACGAGCATTATATCCCGACATTCGTTCACATGTTGCATGGAGAGATGAGCGCAAACCGGAGCTTGACTTGGGTTGATTGGTCCAGAGCCGGTCCACATCCTGCCCGGTTCATTTGGCCTGACGTGACCGACGAGTTTCTTAACCGTATCCGGTTTACAGATAAGTGTCCGTATTATGGTAAGGATAGTGAGAATATTACAAGTTCGAAATGTGTTTTATTTGCGAGAAAATTCACCAAAGAGACTTTAGAACCCTTGTTGAGAATCTCGCCTTTAGTTCTTGGGTTTGGTCCCTAA
- the LOC106372200 gene encoding plastidic glucose transporter 4-like isoform X1: MQSSTYAAVKGNAAFAFQRRSFFSNLVSRSATTTTGIRFKPLHSSAWKAMGAKLARAENGIHSLSSVKARSGRAQASSGGGGGDEEEAMPLRSEGKSSGTVLPFVGVACLGAILFGYHLGVVNGALEYLAKDLGIADNAVLQGWIVSALLAGATVGSFTGGALADKFGRTRTFQLDAIPLAVGAFLCATAQSVQTMIVGRLLAGVGIGISSAIVPLYISEISPTEIRGALGSVNQLFICIGILAALIAGLPLAANPLWWRTMFGVAVIPSVLLAIGMGFSPESPRWLVQQGKLTQAEKAIKTLYGKEKVVELVRDLSNSGQGTSEPEAGWFDLFSRRYWKVVSVGAALFLFQQLAGINAVVYYSTSVFRSAGIESDVAASALVGASNVFGTAVASSLMDKMGRKSLLLTSFGGMALSMLLLSLSFTWKALAAYSGTLAVVGTVLYVLSFSLGAGPVPALLLPEIFASRIRAKAVALSLGMHWISNFVIGLYFLSVVTKFGISSVYLGFAGVCVLAVMYIAGNVVETKGRSLEEIELALTSGA; the protein is encoded by the exons atgcaatcgTCAACGTACGCAGCTGTTAAAGGAAACGCCGCGTTTGCGTTTCAGAGACGTAGCTTCTTCTCTAACCTCGTCAGCAGATCGGCCACTACTACTACCGGAattcgcttcaaaccgctccacTCTTCCGCCTGGAAAGCCATGGGAGCAAAACTTGCTCGCGCTGAAAACGGGATCCACAGTCTCTCCTCGGTCAAAGCTCGATCGGGTAGAGCACAAGCCTCCTCTG gtggtggtggtggtgatgaagaagaagctatgCCTCTGAGATCTGAAGGAAAAAGCTCAGGGACGGTTTTACCCTTTGTTGGTGTTGCTTGTCTTGGTGCTATCTTGTTTGGTTATCATCTCGG GGTTGTTAACGGTGCTCTAGAGTACCTTGCTAAGGATCTTGGTATCGCAGATAATGCTGTTTTGCAAG GGTGGATTGTTAGCGCGTTGCTTGCTGGTGCAACGGTCGGTTCTTTCACCGGAGGTGCATTAGCTGACAAATTCGGACGAACTAGAACGTTTCAATTGGATGCTATCCCGCTTGCCGTTGGAGCTTTCttatg TGCAACAGCTCAGAGTGTGCAGACTATGATTGTGGGACGTCTGCTCGCAGGGGTTGGAATCGGAATCTCATCAGCCATTGTACCACTTTACATATCCGAG ATATCACCAACTGAAATTCGCGGTGCACTCGGATCTGTGAACCAGTTGTTCATATGTATAGGAATACTTGCTGCCTTGATAGCTGGATTACCCCTTGCAGCAAACCCTCTCTG GTGGAGGACGATGTTTGGTGTTGCAGTTATCCCTTCCGTTCTGTTAGCGATAGGAATGGGGTTTTCTCCAGAAAGCCCAAGGTGGCTCGTTCAG CAAGGAAAACTTACTCAAGCAGAAAAGGCTATCAAAACTCTGTATGGTAAAGAAAAAGTGGTTGAACTAGTGCGTGACTTATCAAACTCTGGCCAAGGTACTTCTGAGCCAGAGGCAGGATGGTTTGATCTATTCAGCAGACGCTACTGGAAAG TTGTAAGCGTAGGTGCGGCGCTCTTCTTGTTTCAACAGTTAGCGGGTATAAATGCAGTAGTATACTACTCTACATCTGTGTTCCGCAGCGCCGGGATCGAATCCGATGTTGCAGCCAGTGCTCTTGTTGGAGCATCAAACGTGTTTG GAACTGCTGTTGCTTCGTCTTTGATGGACAAAATGGGAAGGAAAAGTCTTCTACTTACTAGCTTTGGTGGAATG GCGTTGTCCATGCTGTTGCTCTCTCTGTCCTTCACATGGAAGGCTCTTGCTGCATATTCTGGAACTCTCGCTGTTGTTGGAACTGTTCT ATATGTTCTGTCGTTCTCACTTGGTGCTGGCCCGGTACCAGCTCTTCTTCTTCCAGAGATATTCGCATCTCGGATCAGAGCAAAAGCTGTCGCTCTTTCTCTCGGCATGCACTGG ATCTCAAACTTTGTGATAGGACTCTACTTCTTGAGCGTTGTGACTAAATTCGGAATCAGCAGTGTGTACTTGGGTTTCGCAGGAGTGTGTGTCCTTGCCGTCATGTACATTGCAGGAAACGTGGTGGAGACTAAAGGACGATCACTCGAGGAAATAGAGCTTGCACTTACCTCTGGAGCTTGA
- the LOC106372200 gene encoding plastidic glucose transporter 4-like isoform X2 produces MQSSTYAAVKGNAAFAFQRRSFFSNLVSRSATTTTGIRFKPLHSSAWKAMGAKLARAENGIHSLSSVKARSGGGGGDEEEAMPLRSEGKSSGTVLPFVGVACLGAILFGYHLGVVNGALEYLAKDLGIADNAVLQGWIVSALLAGATVGSFTGGALADKFGRTRTFQLDAIPLAVGAFLCATAQSVQTMIVGRLLAGVGIGISSAIVPLYISEISPTEIRGALGSVNQLFICIGILAALIAGLPLAANPLWWRTMFGVAVIPSVLLAIGMGFSPESPRWLVQQGKLTQAEKAIKTLYGKEKVVELVRDLSNSGQGTSEPEAGWFDLFSRRYWKVVSVGAALFLFQQLAGINAVVYYSTSVFRSAGIESDVAASALVGASNVFGTAVASSLMDKMGRKSLLLTSFGGMALSMLLLSLSFTWKALAAYSGTLAVVGTVLYVLSFSLGAGPVPALLLPEIFASRIRAKAVALSLGMHWISNFVIGLYFLSVVTKFGISSVYLGFAGVCVLAVMYIAGNVVETKGRSLEEIELALTSGA; encoded by the exons atgcaatcgTCAACGTACGCAGCTGTTAAAGGAAACGCCGCGTTTGCGTTTCAGAGACGTAGCTTCTTCTCTAACCTCGTCAGCAGATCGGCCACTACTACTACCGGAattcgcttcaaaccgctccacTCTTCCGCCTGGAAAGCCATGGGAGCAAAACTTGCTCGCGCTGAAAACGGGATCCACAGTCTCTCCTCGGTCAAAGCTCGATCGG gtggtggtggtggtgatgaagaagaagctatgCCTCTGAGATCTGAAGGAAAAAGCTCAGGGACGGTTTTACCCTTTGTTGGTGTTGCTTGTCTTGGTGCTATCTTGTTTGGTTATCATCTCGG GGTTGTTAACGGTGCTCTAGAGTACCTTGCTAAGGATCTTGGTATCGCAGATAATGCTGTTTTGCAAG GGTGGATTGTTAGCGCGTTGCTTGCTGGTGCAACGGTCGGTTCTTTCACCGGAGGTGCATTAGCTGACAAATTCGGACGAACTAGAACGTTTCAATTGGATGCTATCCCGCTTGCCGTTGGAGCTTTCttatg TGCAACAGCTCAGAGTGTGCAGACTATGATTGTGGGACGTCTGCTCGCAGGGGTTGGAATCGGAATCTCATCAGCCATTGTACCACTTTACATATCCGAG ATATCACCAACTGAAATTCGCGGTGCACTCGGATCTGTGAACCAGTTGTTCATATGTATAGGAATACTTGCTGCCTTGATAGCTGGATTACCCCTTGCAGCAAACCCTCTCTG GTGGAGGACGATGTTTGGTGTTGCAGTTATCCCTTCCGTTCTGTTAGCGATAGGAATGGGGTTTTCTCCAGAAAGCCCAAGGTGGCTCGTTCAG CAAGGAAAACTTACTCAAGCAGAAAAGGCTATCAAAACTCTGTATGGTAAAGAAAAAGTGGTTGAACTAGTGCGTGACTTATCAAACTCTGGCCAAGGTACTTCTGAGCCAGAGGCAGGATGGTTTGATCTATTCAGCAGACGCTACTGGAAAG TTGTAAGCGTAGGTGCGGCGCTCTTCTTGTTTCAACAGTTAGCGGGTATAAATGCAGTAGTATACTACTCTACATCTGTGTTCCGCAGCGCCGGGATCGAATCCGATGTTGCAGCCAGTGCTCTTGTTGGAGCATCAAACGTGTTTG GAACTGCTGTTGCTTCGTCTTTGATGGACAAAATGGGAAGGAAAAGTCTTCTACTTACTAGCTTTGGTGGAATG GCGTTGTCCATGCTGTTGCTCTCTCTGTCCTTCACATGGAAGGCTCTTGCTGCATATTCTGGAACTCTCGCTGTTGTTGGAACTGTTCT ATATGTTCTGTCGTTCTCACTTGGTGCTGGCCCGGTACCAGCTCTTCTTCTTCCAGAGATATTCGCATCTCGGATCAGAGCAAAAGCTGTCGCTCTTTCTCTCGGCATGCACTGG ATCTCAAACTTTGTGATAGGACTCTACTTCTTGAGCGTTGTGACTAAATTCGGAATCAGCAGTGTGTACTTGGGTTTCGCAGGAGTGTGTGTCCTTGCCGTCATGTACATTGCAGGAAACGTGGTGGAGACTAAAGGACGATCACTCGAGGAAATAGAGCTTGCACTTACCTCTGGAGCTTGA
- the LOC106370575 gene encoding chloroplastic group IIB intron splicing facilitator CRS2-B, chloroplastic, which produces MFCSAYTPSCIYHFHVNKPVCRKPRFRVCSSTSSESDRFKVEYTPWLIVGLGNPGNKYHGTRHNVGFEMIDKLARKEGVLMNTIQSKALIGIGAIEEVPILLAKPQTYMNFSGESVGSLAAHYQVPLRHILLVYDEMALPNGVLRLQPKGGQGYHNGVKSVMGNLDGRRNFPRLSIGIGHPPGNMDMKAFLLQKFSTSERRQIDESLEQGSEAVKTLVLSGFSEGISRFNLVQKYKFHKV; this is translated from the exons ATGTTCTGCTCAGCGTATACACCAAGTTGCATTTACCATTTTCATGTCAACAAGCCCGTTTGTCGGAAACCGAGGTTTCGGGTTTGTTCATCTACTTCTAGCGAGAGTGATAGGTTCAAAGTGGAGTACACTCCGTGGCTTATCGTAGGATTGGGTAATCCAGGAAACAAGTATCATGGAACAAGACACAAT GTTGGTTTTGAGATGATTGATAAGTTAGCTAGAAAAGAAGGTGTTTTGATGAACACAATACAGTCCAAAGCTCTAATCGGAATAG GTGCTATTGAAGAGGTACCTATCTTGTTGGCTAAACCTCAGACTTATATGAACTTCAGCGGCGAATCG GTTGGATCTTTAGCTGCACATTATCAAGTTCCATTGCGCCACATTTTGTTG GTTTACGATGAGATGGCCTTACCAAATGGGGTTTTGAGACTTCAACCAAAAGGAGGTCAAGGCTATCACAACGG AGTAAAGAGTGTAATGGGGAATTTGGACGGTCGTAGAAACTTTCCTCGACTAAGCATAG GCATTGGTCATCCACCAGGAAACATGGATATGAAAGCTTTCCTTCTTCAGAAGTTTAGTACATCGGAACGGAGACAGATTGATGAATCACTCGAGCAAGGGAGTGAAGCTGTGAAGACTCTTGTCCTCAGTGGATTCAGTGAAGGAATCTCAAGGTTTAATCTTGTGCAGAAGTATAAATTCCACAAAGTAtga